The Cervus elaphus chromosome 30, mCerEla1.1, whole genome shotgun sequence genome segment tgatccagaaattgaactcgagtcttttgcatctcctgcattggcaggcaggttctttcccagctgagccatcCTGCAGCTATCCAAATCCCATTCCTCCTCCACAGACTCTTCTTTCTCCCACAGATTCCTTCTAAACCAACCCCACACTGCGGAAGCCACCAATCAGAGTTCAGACCCAGGGCAAGCTCAGAGCAGTTCTGGGCTCTGGTGCAAGTATGATTTCTATAAAAAGACATTGAAAAAAAAGGGGGCAAGGTTGTCATTTCCCTTTAATGGAAAAGTGGGTAGctgttagtttttttaaaaatcttttattaaaaaaaacaaaaacaaaaacaaacactctTTATCCAGCTTCTAGGCAATCACTGTGAATTTTCAGAAATACATATACACTTGAAAACCAACAGtctgtataaaaataaactctgagCGTCTGATTAAAAAGGGGGACCTCCCCCCCCAGTCTTCTCAGTAGCACGAATGCATGGGTTAAAAGGAGACAAGTCAAGCAGCGGGCGGTCCTGTGTCTACCCCAGGGCGGGGGCAGAGGGGGCCTTGGTCTTGGAGGACAGAGCCTGCTTGAAGCGCCTCTTGAGGTCCTGCATGTTGGGAGAGCGAGGCCGCGGGACGACCGGCgctctcctcctctctgcccccaggTTGTGCAGCTTGCTTACTTCTCTGCACAGATGCTGGAACGCATCACACACGTCTTCGTAGTTCTCACTGGTGGAAACTTCCAGGAACAGGCTGCCCAGCTCGTTGGCCAGCTGGACGCCCTCTCGGGTCTGCACCTGCCGGGCATGCAGCAGGTCCCCCTTGTTGCCCACGATGACAACGGGGGCTCTGGAGTCGGGGTGGACCTTCCGGATGTGTTGGTGCAGGGGGCGGATGGCCAGGTAGCTGTCGTAGTCCGTGATGGAATAGACCAACAGGAAGCCCTCTGCCCACTGCACGCACTTGGACAAGGGGTCACCCACCTGCATGAAGTTGTCCTGGACCTGAAAAGAGCGAAATGAGCCCGGATCAAGGAAGGCCTCAGTGGGAAGGCATCAAGAGAACATCAAAGCCACCCTTGGAAAAAAACGTTGGAAAGATAAATCACTAAATATAGTTTTCAGATGCCACCCGGCTTCTGCAGGAGGCTTTTAACATGGAAAGACCCAGTTCTCAGGCAGGGTCCCGGCCTGGGTTATTTTCTGAGCTGTTACCCATGCATCACTTTAAAGCTTGGCAGGTTGTCTGTGATGAACCCTGGAGGACTGACTGAAGAAGGACTTTAGTGAGAACTTTCAACTCAGGATGGCGCAATTTTTAGGGAACTAACTTCGAACAAACAAATCTTTGAGCATAAGCCAAGATAAATATCTATTCCCAaacccataaaaatatttttagcaaattCTTCTTGAGAATGTTACAGAAACAAATTCCTTCTTTCAGACCTTCCCTCTCTAGAACAGAGAGCAATTAGTAACTTGTTAATCAAGTTACATTCCTGACAGCTTGCCCAGGGGTTATCTGAATGCAGGTACTGCAGAAACAGCTAGAAACGGGAGCGCTTCGAGGGTCCTCCTGGAGAGAAGACCCTCTCCAGAGTCCCACCCCATAGTTACATAGTTTCAGCCTTGGAGCCTGAACTCTTACAGAATTCCTGGGATCCCTGTAACCAGTGATGCCGGGGCGGCTGCTGCAGAGAGAAGGCAAGCCTGACTCCCCGTTTCCGAGGTGGCCGACAGGAGGGGGCGGCCTCTAACGacctcctctccccgcccccgccccctacTGTGACCGGTTTCTAACTCTCCAACGACTGGGCCCCACCTGGGGACGGCCCACCCCTCCATCTCCGgccatggcaggcggattctttaccactagcgccacctgggaaggcccctgCATCTCAGGGCACAACCGGCTCGCTTAGACACCTGGCTCCGGCGTCCGCTAGCGCGTGGGCCAGCGGCTCCCCGCAGTCCTTACCTGGTTGCCCCCGGGGGTGTCCTGGATCTGCAGGGAGACCTGGTCTCCCTCCACGTACACAAGCCGCGAGTACAACTTGCCTGGAGGATTAAAGAGACTTGGGTTTTAAATTCTCACAGTCTcgtcaggaaaaaaaacaaaaatccgaGCACGCAGCCCCAACAGCGCGAAAAGAATCTAACCTGTATTCGGCTCATAATCGCCGATGAATCTCTTGGTCAGGAAGCGCACGATCATCgctgaaaaggaaagaggaaaattcAGCTGCAGGACTAGGACGGGACTGCCAAAGCCGACCGGGTCGGTAAAGAGGGCGTGACCGGCCGCGGAGCCGCGGGTACCGCGCGCATCCTCAAGGCTCCGCAGAGCCCAGGGCGCGGCCGTGGCCTCCGCAAGTTTTGAGGCGGGTGCCGCCGGGGGTGTGCTACCGCCGCACCGGCCACCACACAGGTGCCCACTGGCCAGGGCCCGGGCGTGGATGCTCCGGGGGAAGCCGCGGGAAGCCAGGCTAGCGGGGCGGGCGGCAGGCCGGCACGCGCGCGGACACGAGCGggtctcccctgccctcccccactccgCGGAGAGCCCTCCTTGTCCCTGGGGCACTCACCGCTCTTGCCCACGCGGCCGGCGCCCAGCACCGCCAGTTTGATGTCCTTGGGCAGGAGGTAATCGGAGGAGGACTCGGGGATGGGCGCGAGGAGAAAGTGCCCGGACATGGTGGGCGGCCGCACGGAGCGCGCTCTGGAGCGCGGGGATACCCGTGCGCGAGGACCGCGGCGGCCGGCGCGGCTGGCCAGGCCCGCGGCTTTTAAAGGGCTGGGCGCACTGGGGGCGCTGCGGCCGCCTCCTCTTCCCGCCCCTTCCCGCAGCGGCGGGCTGGGGGCGGAGCCGGAGGGCCCGGGCGACCGTCACCGCCGCGCAGCCGCCTGACGCTCCTCGCCGGCCCCCGATCCCTGGAGACCCCGCCTCCACTGCGCCCGCGTCGCCAGGCAGCCCCTGCATCCCGCAGAGGCGAGCCCTGGGTCACTAGACCAGTGGGTGAATCTGAGATCAGAGTTATGAGCTGGGGGACGAAAGGACGAGGAAATAGGCGATCGGTCAGATGTTTCCGCATCAATGGGAAGGATAAACTCCTGTCCAATGTTGCCATTTGTATCGTTGAAAGATGCTGAGGGGCAGCATTATTGAGGAGAAGTGCCCTGACTGCCGGTGGAAGGGAGGCGCGGTCAGTGTGACCTCGCTCCAGATTTGTGAAGGCCCCTTGGGGAAGCAGTCGTTCACAGCTCAGTCTCCAGACCCAGCCTGGCTGCTGACGCCGGCGCAATTGACTCGTTAGCGACACTCAATCAGCGTCCCATCCATTGTGAGCTCTGACTACTTCTCCATCAGATCTTGTCCTAGGACCTGAGTCACTCGTTCGCTTCCTTACACAAGTGCTTACTTCTAGGTGTAAAGTGGAGTTTAGGGTGGGCTTggaagggggaggaagaggacACAAAAGCAAAAGCGGGCCTGTCTTGGGTTTCTGAGTCCACAGTGGCCAGGCTAAACAGCCTGGCTCTCAGTTCTTGCCCTTGAAAGGCCTTGACTCTGACccctctcacatccacatgaGTTAATCGCCAAGTTCCCTCATTTCTATTGCCTCAGTCTCCTGGGGtctcctctgctccctccctcctgcttgCCTGGCTTCCCATCTGAAGAATCCGGGAGTGGACTggtttccttccccctcccccagggtcGCTTCCTCTGATCTCTGTCATCCCCAGCCTTGTACCCCAGTGATGCACTCGCAGGGCACCCTCAGCAGCACTGACCCCCAGCTGTCTTTACTGCCTGGTGGAGTGTTTATTTCATGTCTGTCTCGGAAAGCAGGGCCTCTAGCTTGGTCTTGGGTGCCCAGCACATAGTGGTATCTTAGGAGGCCGTTAATTGTGAGTTCACTGACTGACTTTCTGAATGAATGGGATCGTCATTGTGTAAACTGGAGAAGACAGAAGTCACATGTGTAACCTCATCCCCAAACCCTGGTTTTGAGATTAACTTGCTCTCAGGAGAAAGTGTTCCAAGAAACACCCGGAGAGGGACCGCCTTGTGTCAGCTGAACTGGCTTTTGGCTCTGCACAAGGCAGTCCCTTTCTCTGCAGCCTGTCTGACTGGAGAGATGTGAAGCCCTGACCcgccttccctgaccaggaagaaGTCCCACTAAGATGGCGGTGACTTACAGAGCCACCTTGAAACCACCGGGTTCAGTGACAGGGGCCTGGGCTGTTGCCTTTCAGGTTCTCTTGCCCTCTGCTTCTTGAGCACAGAATGGCTCCTGCTTCACCAAAGATCAATACTCATCCAAgccagaagggaaggagggaaccCTCTGTCTGTTTTTATTATGAAACAAAGTAACTCTCAGAAGAATCCAGCAGGCTCTCTTACATCCCTTGGCCAGAACTGAGAAGCTGGGAATGAGTGTTGCCAATGCCCAGCAGAGAAGACCAGGACTAGCTGGAGTCAGATCCTCCCGGAGGTGACACATGCTGCTACTACGCTAGGAACCCAGAGATGGGAGAGGGTACATGTGGTGAGCAGCAGTCATGGGCTCTGTGCACACACCCTTCACTCTCCTGAGGCTAAAATGCAGACCTTACAAGGGACAAGAGAGCCCTTTCTTGGCTGAATCATGGGCATGTCTCCTCACCTGACTTCCTTACCTTCTCTGTCATATATACAATCACATGATCGTTGTAGGTTAAGGTCGCCCCTTAGGGAAGATTCCTAAGACTCTTCTCTACCTGGTGGCAGTTATGATCCGTCTGCACTTACACTGCACCTTGCTCAGAGAGCTCGAAACGTTACTCCATTCTCCTTGGAAAGCTCTTTGTGTTTGCAAACACACGAGATCACCCATGGCCTTTCAATGCAGACATGTACCTGAATGGTAGAATTATAAATAGCCTTGCCTCAACTGTAGGTGCTTGTCTTCtatttcatttgaatttctttGTGTCCAGTTATGTAATATGGCGGTGCAAGCAACATAACACAGGCATGCTGAAGtggttttaaaaagataatagaagTGTGTAGGCACAGATATGAATATACAGATCTGTGGGTGTTTAGAAGTGTGAAGAGTAGATTTGGTAATACGCAAATAGCAGGCTCCGGATGCTATTAACCTTCACCAGCCACAGGAGCTTGATTTCCAGCCCTAGACAAAACTTTTCCAGGGGTCCTCCTGGACTTCAAGAATATCTCTTCCAGCACCATCACCCAATATCAGCTACCTTTCCTGTGTATCCTAAATTCCCCGGTATAAAAATTAGGCTCTGTCCTCTACCCACTCCCTACTTTATTTCAGTTCAACAGTCAAATGATTGAAAATCTACTCTCAGCAAAGCTGCTAAGCGCTGGTACAGAACACAGAGAACAGCTTTCTATTATCAAACGTTTACTGAGAGGACAACAATGTGTAAGACACTCTCACCTGCCTTCACAGGCATCTGCATTgtgaagtaaattaaaaaaaataaattatcatttatatattattcttGAGTTTACAAAAAAATTCTCAATTATCTTAATTCTTCCTTAATCTTAATCCTGtgaaatggagggaaaaaaaatttttttttaaacttttcggccatgctgagaggcatgtgggatctagttccctgatcagggatcaaacccacaccccccctgcagtggaagcatggagtcttaaccaacgggacggccagggaagtctctgcgataacttttaatggagtataatctataaaagtatTGAAACACTATGCTGTGCACTTAATATATTCTAAGTCAGCTATACTTAAAAACGAAATCATGGATACAGAGAGCGagactggtggttaccagaggggaacgCTGGAAGGGAGGCGAAAAGACTGAAGGGAGCCACCGGTATGCTGTTAGATGGTTAACTGTAGCTTTGGCAGTGATCGCTTTGCAATGTACACAAGACGCTGGTTTATAATGCTGCATACTTTGACCTTATGTTAGAAATATGAGGTGGGGGTCAGGTTATCAGGGAAAGCTACAGGGAGAAAAGACTGGTCTCTGGGCATATTGGATAGATGGAAACACAAGGGTAGAGACAGGTCTTATCTAGTTGGGGAAGCAGCATGAGCAAAACCAGGAAGGTAGGACATGTGTGGCACACGGTCTCAGATTTGATGCAGtggcccctgatgctgggaaagattggtggcaagaggagagaagggggcgacagagaatgagatggttagatggcatcacggactcagtggacatgaatctgagcaaactccgggacatAGTGAAGaacaagggaagcctggagtgctacggtccatggggttgcagagttagacacgacttagtaattgaacaacaataaaatgacCCCAAAGTTTGGGGAGCAGACCGTGAATGGTAGTGAAGGCCATACTGTGGCTTCATCTGGGGGCTCCTGAACACCCCTGACCTGTCCCTGAGGAGGCGGCCCCTAGTACATGCAAGTGCCAGAGCTGTATGCAAAGGACAGGAGACGTCTCTGCTCTCAAGCATCTTCAAGCTGTTTGCTTACTCATCTCCTGTGAGAAATTAATCGGAACTCTTGTTCTTCCTCAGGAGCAGACACTCAATCACACCTCCCCTTGAGCTAAGCCATCATCTCATTTCATAGACAGCAAAGAGTACCCCGTAGCGCCCCGTTTCTAGCCCAAATGATTTCCATAAACTGCACTCTTGCTGGGAAAGTTCTGTGAGGATTCTCTGTGCCTTTTTTATGTGAGACTCAGAGAAGGCCCATCCGTGGCTCCTCACCACATGGCTCCTGCTGTTTGGAAAGACCCACAGCAGAGTCTTGGATGCTTTATTCCCGCCTCTGTACATTCTCCATCTCAGCATAAGAGCTGCAGTTGCTGCCTCACTCTTTTCATAACCAAGCAATCTGCCTAAGATTCTATGAAGATTTCTCGCTTGAACAATAccaatttttcccttttaaataggGCTGGGATGAATATGCTAGTAACACTCATATCCCAAACAAATCAAATTCAGCTTAAAATTCTCCTGTGCTCAAAAAAATATGATAAACCTGTTATAGTGATGCTTATTGCTAAATTTTAGcaattgtttatattttagaaTCTTCCCTATCCTAGTACAGAGGAAAATGCAAATCTACGCTAACGGGAATATAGAGGAGATATGAaactgaggtttttttgttttgccaaACATTTAGAAGGAAATTTCAGAGATATAGTTTACTCAACCCTTCGGATTGGGTTCAACTGAACACGAACACAAGGGCTTCAGTGATAGCTGGTTAGATCAGAAGAGAAAGTCCAAGAAGCCACACAGCCTCAATCACGATCGTGGCTCTTAATAACAGGGTGAAAAGTTTTAGttagaatatttttcttcattctcattGGCATGTGTGAAAAAAAGGGAACTGTACAGCAAGGGATTCATTTATAAATGCGTACTTTGTGATGGTGACTCATTAAAGGATTTGCATTTCAAGGCAGGCACATAATTTCATCAGCACGCACAAAGCTCAAGGGTTTCAATTTAATTCATCTCTCCACTAATAAAACCTTCCaagctcatctgtaaaatagttgCAGTAAACGAGAGATGCCCAAGAGAGTTGGAAATGCAGATGTAGAGCTTCAGAGAAAGTGAGCTCTGATATTGAGTCTCAAGTTTATTAGAGACGGCTAAAGATAAATCTAGCGGATCTCACATTTGAGAATGCTTCTCAATCACCCAGAGAGCTGGTTTCAAGTGCCAGGCCCCACCCCCAGAATTTCTGACTCAGTAGCTCTGGGGTAggtctgcatttttaacaagttcctaGGTGTGGATGCTGCCTCTGGGGCACCATACTTGAAGAACCACTGCTCCTAGAAAAAACTTAGGAGGGACAGATGTGAAAGCTCAGGGAAGATCCAAAATAAAGTGGCCAAGGGAGTTAGACAGGCAAGGAACTTGGTGAAAGGATGGCagaagggccttcccaggtggcatagtgggaaagaacccacctgccagcgcaggagatacACACATGCATGATGGCTGAAgcctttgaaaggaaaaaaattccccGGCTCTGACAAATACTAGGGAGATGAAGCCAAATTGGAAAAGTCTCCAGATTTAATTAGCAGGTGTTTGGTGACCTGTAGGAGTAGTTTCATTAGTGGTGTAGGCGGAAGCCAGATTTGAGTGGGAGACTAGGAATTGAAGATACAAAAGAAATGACACAGCAGCTGTTGATTTGCTGGCTCTCAGTAGTCCATAAGCTGAAATGAATGAAGGCCGCAGTAGTGGAAAGGGTCAAGCAAACAAGAGAAATCAAGAATAACTGGTGAAAACAAGGGCCCTCTAAGTGTCAATTCACTCCTTGAAGCcttattttgctttgatttaaatAGGATTTCTGATTGGACTCCTTCTCCTAGGTTGTAACTTCCTTAAGGGTGCTTAACCTCTTTTCAGGGTAAAGTAGGAGAGCTGACAGTAACCATCTCCTAACTTACTGAATCTGACTTTGGCTGGAAGTGGTACAAGACGAGGTCAGAAAGGCAGGTAGAGGCCAGATGATACAGGGCTTTGAATTTGAGAATAAAGGTCAGAAAGATAGCAAGGTCCAGCAGAGATGGCAGAAGGAAACCGGGTAAGTGGTCCAGAAGCTAATGAAAGTCAAATTTAGTAATGCAACATTTTCTCCCACCAGATTAGCAATTATAATGCAATTATAAAGCAAATtataatgcttccctggtggctattTCCACAGGATAATAAAACAACCTAAAGTAGatgtctacttaaaaaaaaaaaaaaggcagtgctTTTCTCATTCAGTAGCATTTATTGAGGActtggagttccctggtggctcagatggtaaagcgtctgtctacaatgcgggagacctgggttcgatccctgggtcgggaagattccctggagaaggaaatggcaacccattccagtagtcttgcctagaaaatcccatggacagaggagcctggtgcaggttactgtccatggggctgcagagtcagacatgactgagtggcttcacttatGTGCcagaggcttccctcatagctcaattggtaaagaatccacctgcaatgcaggagatcccagttcctgggttggaaagatcagctgcacaagggataggctacccactccagtattcttggtcttccctggtggctcagctgtcttgactctttgcgacccgatggactatacagtccaccgaattttccaggccagaatactgaagtgggtagcttttcccttctccacgggaccttcccaacccagggatcaagcaccTGTCTTAGgaagtttttttggggggagggggggccggGGGGAGCAGAATTCATTCCATCAACTTAAACCAGATGTCATCTCTGATCCCAAGCACTTTCACACCCTTCCTTAACATGTTATCAGGGATGATTCAACTATGATTCAAGGTAAATGAAGGACATGCATAAATTCCATCAAATGAAGAAAGCCAAGTATGGGTGTTTTGGGCCAAGGCTCTAACAGTGGGGAGAAAACATCCTTTAAACAAGCTTGGAATTGTTTACCACAGAATACTGAAGGCAGGGGAGTGGGATGGGATCAAGCCCCTACTAGATGTTTACcacatccaattaaaaatacccAGCAAGTAACAGAACCTCAAATGTGCTCCAAATACATGAAGCAGCTTTAAAATACTATTATTACTATGAAGCAATAAATCCTTGCCCAACACTCTCCCCTCATAACCTTGGCAACTTACTTGACTTGTGCCTCTGCTTCCTTTCATGCAGATGGGCAAAACTGAACTTATTCCAAGTTTTTTGAGTACATTTTGTTAAGTGCTTAGGCCACATTAGTGTAAATAAAACAGGTCTTCTGGTTTTTAACACTCCACTGAGCACTGCTGCATGAATGGTTTAAAAAGCTCAGGCCTCAAAGTTAAGTTCCTGATCCTCAAAACACATCTATTTATGATGCAATTAGGAGTAATCAACTTTTCCTGAACTTAACTATAATGCAACAGATAATCTTTCATTCATTATATTACCCCCCCAAGGATTTAATAGGCTATTTTCCAAGAagtaaaaatactttataaataatatctgtcaatttattaaaaaatggagCATACTGAACAACAAACTATCTTAcatctttaaagaagaaaaaacactaaaTTTGAAAAGACATCACCCACTGAATTTGGACACAACACCTCTACTCAATTAAGAGAAACATTTGTACAGTCCAGGTCTTTATTTTTACACCCTTCAGGCCATGAATTCATAGGGAATGGGTTCCAACAGTTCAGGTTCCTTTCCATTGGTCCTCACAAAGTGTGCTTCTCTGGGTGGAGCAGGCTAAAAAAACACAAGGGAATAATTATATAAAGTACTGTAACTCAATTTCAAACTGCCCCCAGAACCAATAACACACTCAACACCAAGAAACCCTGCCAAGCACTCACCTGGCGCTTCAGCTGAACCCAAGTCCCTTTCTCTttggcttccttctttttctgatcattttccTTCACACGTTTTAGGAAGCTATCTCGGCTCTTAGAGTGCTTAATATGCTCGATACGCACattaattctcttggcaagaatcttGCCCCTGGAGGAAAAAGAGCCTTGTAAGTGCTTCATCAAAAACACAGCCTAAATTCAGAGAATCCTTTCACTGGTTTCACTTTAAACCATGAACCTCTACCCACAGACAGGATAAACCAACAAGATGACAGCAAATTTATAATCATTTATTAAATCTTGCTGACTTGGGTGTTGAGGCAAACATTCCCACTCATCAGCTCTCTTCTGTGAGATGACAGACTCTGAAATACCAAATAATTTAAGCAAAACCAGACCACGAATAAAATCTACAACTTATTAAACTTCTTACTTTCTGAAAACTATAACTACTTAGTTAACATACTCCACAAGACTTTAACATTGTAAGATGCAAACTAAGTTTATTACAATGTTTCCTCTGACAGGTTACAAGACAAACACCCAGTTTGCCTGAGTTTTAAAAGGTTATTTCCTTTGCCCCACTTGAATGACCAATAAAGACATAAGTCCAATTGGCAAAGTGAAAGGGGCTGTGAGGCAATACACAAAGAATTAGACCTTACTTACTTAACTTGTTTGTTTACAATGATGCCAACAGCATGCTGGGTAACATTGTAGACTCTCCCAGTTTTGCCATGGTAACATTTGTGGGGCATTCCTTTTTGAACAGTACCCATTCCCTGTTTAGAAAGGAAATCAATGTTATGCCAGccacttcctccctccttttAAACCCAAagtaagatattttaattttgttttccttaaaaggCAACTCAAGAGCTCTCAGAGCCGGTGAAATGTCATTTTCACATTGCTTTAAGCAATCAAAAAGACAATCATCATTAAGCTCTGGAGTGCCAGGACACATACACTCAAGTTCTTATGATTCCCCCCCACTAACTTTTCCACCAGCTGTTAAAAGCAAGTAATGAGAAAATTCTTAAGACtcaaaaatagcattttaaaagcttgtttttcaaagtaaaattacAATAGCCATTCCATACTCTAAGGAGCTCCTTCTCAGTAAATGCATTTCCCCTCAAGTAGGAAGATAAAAAGATACAATACACACTGTTCAAATTTCAATATTAAACACAACTTTTCTAACTTATAATGTTACTCTGTGGTTAACTCTCCAGTTTTATAATTTACCTTGATATCTACAATATCACCCTTCTTGTAGATTCGCATGTATGTGGCCAAAGGAACaactcctgaaaaaaaaaaaccaaaatagtcAATATCAAGAGTAAAAGAAATACTTATTAGCCTTCAACACACTGGTTTTTGGCTATTAGAAGTACTTTATCTTGATAGCCAACaatttagaaattatatataaaatgcatgCTTTGTATTTATTAAAAGGCAGATGCTGATTaattaatatcatttattaaGAACACATTATATGAACTGCAACACACAGGTAATAAAACAGAAGGTGGGTGGCTCTACTCACCATGTTTTCTAAAAGGCCTAGAGAACATGTAGCGGGtgcccctcctctttccctttgtgtTGGTCATTTTGGCGAATTACTGAAACCAGAAAGCATGGAACAGTCAAATACAGTGTCAACACTGACATCTCCTTTAACCAAAAAACATGTAATTACAAATGCACTCATATCAGTAGCAACATCAGAATTAGGCAACAATCTACAAGGCTGGCTCACCAATCAATAGCTCTTATAAAAGGGTAAAAAGCAGCAATTTTACCAAGATTCTTGCAAAAATTGCCTAAAAAGCCTAAGAAGCAGAACTGGATTTCAGAATCCGAACCAGTACTTTCCCTACGAGAATATAAAAACACAACAGGACTCTGGCATACTATTTCTGAGACTGCCAAGAGCACTGGAATTACTTTAAGGCAAGGCACAAAActcagtcttttatttttgtgtattggaTAGAACCCCCTTTCAACCTACAGGTTTCTCTTATACAGCATCCATTAACTATCAAAATTCTCTTAACTTGCTTCACATATCTAATTACTCAGTTGTTTAACAGGAAGTGTAAGGTTTATCTACATGCTGTTAaac includes the following:
- the RASL11A gene encoding ras-like protein family member 11A; translated protein: MSGHFLLAPIPESSSDYLLPKDIKLAVLGAGRVGKSAMIVRFLTKRFIGDYEPNTGKLYSRLVYVEGDQVSLQIQDTPGGNQVQDNFMQVGDPLSKCVQWAEGFLLVYSITDYDSYLAIRPLHQHIRKVHPDSRAPVVIVGNKGDLLHARQVQTREGVQLANELGSLFLEVSTSENYEDVCDAFQHLCREVSKLHNLGAERRRAPVVPRPRSPNMQDLKRRFKQALSSKTKAPSAPALG
- the RPL21 gene encoding 60S ribosomal protein L21, with amino-acid sequence MTNTKGKRRGTRYMFSRPFRKHGVVPLATYMRIYKKGDIVDIKGMGTVQKGMPHKCYHGKTGRVYNVTQHAVGIIVNKQVKGKILAKRINVRIEHIKHSKSRDSFLKRVKENDQKKKEAKEKGTWVQLKRQPAPPREAHFVRTNGKEPELLEPIPYEFMA